The DNA sequence TGATTCTTTAAATCAAAAAAAAATTGATTATTTATCAAATTCTCAAAATAATATATTGAAATATGAAAGTAATTTTTATAAACAACCAATATTAAAAAAAATAATTAATGAAAAAATTTGTGAAGATGATTGTAATAGTAAATTAGGATCTGGAGTTATTATTGATTCTAAAAATTCTTATGTTCTTACAAATTATCATGTTATTAGTAATGCTTCTAAAATAGAAGTGATTTTAGATGATGGGAAAGAATATGAAGCTTATATGATTGGAAAGAATAAAAAAATTGATTTAGCTTTGTTAAAATTAATTGATGCCGAAAATTTACAATCAATAGAAATTGATAATTCTACTAATGTAAATATTGGAGATCCTGTTTTTGCAATTGGAAGTCCATATAATTTAAATAATTCAGTTACTTTAGGAATTGTTTCATCATTGAATAGAATTATTGATACAAATAATGTATTTGATAATTTTATTCAAACTGATGCTGCTATTAATCATGGGAATTCAGGTGGTCCTTTATTTAATTTAGAAGGTAAATTAATTGGAATTAATACATCTATGTTATCTAGTAATCCTGAATCAGGAAATATTGGTTTAGGTTTTTCTATTCCAAGTCGTATTATAGTAAGATTTATTAATGATATATTAAAATATGGAGATATTCATTTAAGTTCTTTAGGGATTTCAGCATCTAATTTATCTAAAGATATGATATTTCAATTAGCATTACCTTTAGATAAAGAAGCAATAATTGTAAATAAAATTTATAAAAATTCTTCTGCTGAAGAAGCAGGTTTAAAAATTGGAGATATTATTACTTCTTTAAATTCAAAAGATGTTACTGATTCTATTTTGTTTAAAAGAGAATTAGTAAATTTTTTACCTAATGATTCTATTTTTTTAAAAGTTTTTAGAAACAATAGATATTATAATATATCAGCAAAATTACATGATTATAAAAGAAATATTTTATATG is a window from the Buchnera aphidicola (Periphyllus koelreuteriae) genome containing:
- a CDS encoding trypsin-like peptidase domain-containing protein codes for the protein MKKKISFIKFFILICICVTNIIFSKSIFSSDKKNNINNIKIQQNLSPIIKKILPSVVRIITDFDNLYHGYYYDDSLNQKKIDYLSNSQNNILKYESNFYKQPILKKIINEKICEDDCNSKLGSGVIIDSKNSYVLTNYHVISNASKIEVILDDGKEYEAYMIGKNKKIDLALLKLIDAENLQSIEIDNSTNVNIGDPVFAIGSPYNLNNSVTLGIVSSLNRIIDTNNVFDNFIQTDAAINHGNSGGPLFNLEGKLIGINTSMLSSNPESGNIGLGFSIPSRIIVRFINDILKYGDIHLSSLGISASNLSKDMIFQLALPLDKEAIIVNKIYKNSSAEEAGLKIGDIITSLNSKDVTDSILFKRELVNFLPNDSIFLKVFRNNRYYNISAKLHDYKRNILYAGKFHYKLQGALISEYDKEKLSNDMKNHKIKKFVLPSVNGIIINKFLDKSFSKRSGLLENDIITSVNMTPVKDIQTFKDALLINEDIIILEIMRNNKLIFKIIS